From the bacterium genome, one window contains:
- a CDS encoding ABC transporter ATP-binding protein, with protein MENHEPALDEKILEVRDLSVAYNDRPVLDGVSMDVRRGETMVILGGSGSGKSTLLRHIIGLERPAGGQILIKGQDITRMGEAELYDILRKVGVVFQSAAMFNSMSVGDNVALPLREHTRLEESTIQIMTRIKLEMVGLSGFENYMPSELSGGMRKRAAFARAIAMDPEILFCDEPSAGLDPIIGAGLDQLILKLKRALKMTIVVVTHEMESVYTIADRLIMLNRGDIIFAGTLAEFRASGNERVRQFIERQPEVRDDQDTGRYVRALTENRF; from the coding sequence ATGGAAAACCACGAGCCGGCCCTGGACGAGAAGATCCTGGAAGTGCGCGACCTGAGCGTGGCCTACAACGACCGCCCGGTGCTGGACGGGGTGAGCATGGACGTGCGCCGGGGCGAGACGATGGTGATCCTGGGCGGCAGCGGCAGCGGCAAGAGCACCCTGCTGCGCCACATCATCGGCCTGGAGCGGCCCGCCGGCGGACAGATACTGATCAAGGGCCAGGACATCACGCGCATGGGCGAGGCGGAGCTGTACGACATCCTGCGCAAGGTGGGGGTGGTGTTCCAGAGCGCGGCGATGTTCAACTCGATGAGCGTGGGTGACAATGTGGCCCTGCCGCTCCGGGAGCACACCCGCCTGGAGGAATCGACAATCCAGATCATGACCCGGATCAAGCTGGAGATGGTGGGGCTGAGCGGGTTCGAGAACTACATGCCCTCGGAGCTGTCGGGCGGCATGCGCAAGCGCGCCGCGTTCGCCCGGGCCATCGCCATGGACCCGGAGATACTGTTCTGCGACGAGCCCTCGGCCGGGCTCGACCCGATCATCGGCGCCGGCCTGGACCAGCTTATCCTGAAGCTCAAGCGGGCGCTCAAGATGACTATCGTGGTGGTGACCCACGAGATGGAATCGGTCTACACCATCGCCGACAGGCTTATCATGCTGAACCGCGGGGACATCATTTTCGCGGGCACCCTGGCCGAGTTCCGCGCCAGCGGCAACGAGCGGGTGCGACAGTTCATCGAGCGCCAGCCCGAGGTCCGCGACGACCAGGACACCGGGCGCTACGTGCGCGCCCTGACCGAGAACCGATTCTGA
- a CDS encoding MlaD family protein, translating into MGRNARYRSSEIKAGVWILISVLILSAFLVGISGAKFWKPVDHYRVHLSYIGGLETGSPVRMGGMLVGKISDVSLLEGGDALELTVEVPQGLPVKAGTTAYLSFVSITSEQHLELNPGAGGAELLTPGDLIQSKEMLELSDVLEKFDTVGDTVQAILHSVHSLLSPQNTARIDSIIEQTNSVLRTVNPRVSEVLTNMNEAAASMDSLLRNISRFVDGADTSFQRLAGSAQVLIAQAGTTLARIDTTAQGANALLTTNSGSLTQALENIRQASYDLHLLSDAVKDNPFLLIRAIPKKERKLQE; encoded by the coding sequence ATGGGAAGAAACGCGCGCTACCGCTCCTCCGAGATCAAGGCCGGTGTCTGGATCCTGATCTCAGTACTGATCCTGTCCGCATTCCTGGTCGGGATCAGCGGGGCCAAGTTCTGGAAGCCGGTGGACCATTACCGGGTGCACCTGTCCTACATCGGAGGGCTGGAGACCGGTTCGCCGGTGCGCATGGGCGGGATGCTGGTGGGTAAAATAAGCGACGTGAGCCTCCTGGAGGGCGGTGACGCCCTGGAGCTGACTGTCGAGGTGCCGCAGGGACTGCCGGTCAAGGCCGGCACGACCGCCTACCTCAGCTTCGTCTCGATCACCAGCGAGCAGCACCTGGAGCTGAACCCCGGCGCGGGCGGCGCCGAGTTGCTGACGCCCGGCGACCTGATCCAGAGCAAGGAGATGCTGGAACTGTCGGACGTGCTGGAGAAATTCGACACGGTGGGTGACACGGTCCAGGCGATCCTGCACTCGGTGCACAGTCTGCTCAGCCCGCAGAACACGGCCCGGATCGACTCGATCATCGAGCAGACCAACTCGGTGCTGCGCACGGTCAACCCGCGGGTCAGCGAGGTGCTGACCAACATGAACGAGGCCGCCGCCTCGATGGATTCCCTGCTGCGTAACATCAGCCGGTTCGTGGACGGGGCCGACACCTCGTTCCAGCGCCTGGCCGGCAGCGCCCAGGTGCTGATCGCCCAGGCCGGGACAACCCTGGCCCGGATCGACACCACGGCCCAGGGCGCCAACGCCCTGCTCACGACCAACTCCGGCAGCCTGACCCAGGCCCTGGAGAACATCCGCCAGGCCAGCTATGACCTGCACCTGCTCAGCGATGCGGTCAAGGACAACCCGTTCCTGCTCATCCGGGCTATCCCCAAGAAAGAACGCAAGTTACAGGAGTAG
- the lon gene encoding endopeptidase La, with translation MPETRLQFSKDGEEFETADILPVLPLRDVVVFPYMVIPLMVGRPNSVAGIESAMLAERLILLVSQLDGENEEPSGKDLNRVGVVGRILQSVRLPDGTLKVLVEGLEKARIRRYLPGQEYLRARFEVLPFDLAGGKELQALSRKAMRLFEEYVKLNSRLPDELLTATQNVDNLLRQGYIIAGHLLIRMTDKQRILEAESLERHFALVCQYLNAEMEILRLERKIDDNVKRQIMKNQREFYLQEQLKAIHRELGHDEEGYDEIEELRAQLQKKKLPAEVLAKAEKEVTKLARMSAMSPEATVVRNYLDWIVSLPWHEATKSRLEVDEVARILDEDHYGLQKIKDRIVEYIAVAKLAGELRGPILCFVGPPGVGKTSLGQSIARALGRKMTRLSVGGVRDEAEIRGHRRTYIGAMPGKIIQSMKRVGVINPVILIDEIDKLSTDYRGDPSSALLEVLDPEQNTQFVDHYMEVDYDLSKVMFITTANYAHQIPDPLRDRMELITLPGYLHDEKREIARRFLVPKQIKAHGIKPEQVEITDRTIDSVIEHYTREAGVRTLERSIEAICRKSARKLAEGRKRRKPIRVTPGVLGEFLGAPKFLDTELEGADRVGLANGMAWTGAGGALLQIEVATLDGKGKLTLTGKLGDVMKESAEAALTYVRSRWRDFGLEADFYRKLDIHIHVPEGATPKDGPSAGVAIATAIVSALSGVPVRRDVSMTGEVTLRGRVLPVGGLNEKTVAALRAGVNVIIWPAANRKDQEELPREVRERADIRFVESVDEALAIALAAPLPPATGLGPTTTAREVQESAPGSQYQH, from the coding sequence ATGCCGGAAACGAGACTACAGTTCAGTAAGGACGGGGAAGAGTTCGAGACCGCCGACATCCTGCCGGTGCTGCCGCTCAGGGACGTGGTGGTGTTCCCCTACATGGTTATCCCGCTGATGGTCGGCCGGCCCAACTCCGTGGCCGGGATCGAGTCGGCCATGCTGGCCGAGCGCCTGATCCTGCTGGTGTCGCAGCTGGACGGCGAGAACGAGGAGCCCTCCGGGAAAGACCTCAACCGCGTGGGGGTGGTCGGCCGGATTCTGCAATCGGTGCGCCTGCCGGACGGCACCCTGAAGGTGCTGGTCGAGGGGCTGGAAAAGGCGCGCATCCGCCGTTACCTGCCGGGCCAGGAATACCTGCGCGCCCGTTTCGAGGTGCTGCCGTTCGACCTGGCTGGCGGCAAGGAACTGCAGGCCCTGAGCCGTAAGGCCATGCGCCTGTTCGAGGAATACGTCAAGCTCAACAGCCGTCTGCCGGATGAGCTGCTCACCGCGACCCAGAACGTGGACAACCTTCTGCGCCAGGGCTACATCATCGCCGGCCACCTTCTGATCCGCATGACCGACAAGCAGCGTATCCTGGAGGCCGAATCCCTGGAGCGGCATTTCGCCCTGGTCTGCCAGTACCTGAACGCGGAGATGGAGATCCTGCGCCTGGAGCGCAAGATCGACGACAACGTCAAGCGCCAGATCATGAAGAACCAGCGCGAGTTCTACCTCCAGGAGCAGCTCAAGGCGATCCACCGCGAGCTGGGCCACGATGAGGAGGGCTACGATGAGATCGAGGAGCTGCGCGCCCAGTTGCAGAAAAAAAAGCTGCCCGCCGAGGTGCTGGCCAAGGCCGAGAAGGAAGTCACCAAGCTCGCGCGCATGAGCGCGATGAGCCCCGAGGCCACCGTGGTGCGCAACTATCTGGACTGGATCGTCTCGCTGCCCTGGCACGAGGCCACCAAGAGCCGCCTGGAGGTGGACGAGGTGGCCCGTATCCTGGACGAGGACCATTACGGCCTGCAGAAGATCAAGGACCGCATCGTGGAGTATATCGCCGTGGCCAAGCTGGCCGGCGAGCTGCGCGGCCCGATCCTCTGCTTTGTCGGGCCTCCGGGCGTGGGCAAGACCTCGCTCGGCCAGTCCATCGCCCGGGCGCTGGGACGCAAGATGACCCGCCTGTCCGTGGGCGGCGTGCGGGACGAGGCCGAGATACGCGGCCACCGCCGCACTTACATCGGGGCCATGCCGGGCAAGATCATCCAGTCGATGAAGCGGGTCGGGGTGATAAACCCCGTGATCCTGATCGACGAGATCGACAAGCTGAGCACCGACTACCGGGGCGATCCCTCCTCGGCCCTGCTCGAGGTGCTGGATCCGGAGCAGAATACCCAGTTCGTGGACCATTACATGGAGGTGGACTACGACCTTTCCAAGGTCATGTTCATCACCACGGCCAACTACGCGCACCAGATACCCGACCCGCTGCGCGACCGCATGGAGCTGATCACCTTGCCGGGCTACCTTCACGATGAGAAGCGCGAGATCGCCCGCCGGTTCCTGGTGCCCAAGCAGATCAAGGCCCACGGGATCAAGCCGGAGCAGGTGGAGATCACCGACCGGACCATCGACTCGGTGATCGAGCACTACACCCGTGAGGCCGGGGTGCGCACCCTGGAGCGCTCCATCGAGGCGATCTGCCGAAAGAGCGCGCGCAAGCTGGCCGAGGGCCGCAAGCGCCGCAAGCCGATCCGGGTCACCCCCGGCGTGCTGGGTGAGTTCCTGGGCGCGCCCAAGTTCCTGGACACCGAACTGGAGGGCGCCGACCGGGTGGGCCTGGCCAACGGCATGGCCTGGACCGGCGCGGGCGGGGCGCTGCTGCAGATCGAGGTGGCGACTCTGGACGGCAAGGGCAAGCTGACCCTGACCGGCAAGCTGGGCGATGTGATGAAAGAGTCGGCCGAGGCGGCGCTGACCTACGTGCGCTCGCGTTGGCGCGATTTCGGGCTGGAGGCGGATTTTTACCGCAAGCTGGACATCCATATCCACGTGCCGGAGGGGGCCACGCCCAAGGACGGTCCCTCGGCCGGGGTGGCGATCGCCACGGCCATAGTGAGCGCCCTGAGCGGCGTGCCGGTGCGGCGGGATGTCTCCATGACCGGCGAGGTGACCCTGCGTGGACGGGTGCTGCCGGTGGGCGGGCTGAACGAGAAGACCGTGGCCGCCCTGCGCGCGGGCGTGAACGTGATAATCTGGCCGGCGGCCAACCGCAAGGACCAGGAGGAGCTGCCGCGCGAGGTGCGCGAGCGCGCCGACATCCGTTTCGTGGAGTCGGTGGATGAGGCCCTGGCTATCGCCCTGGCCGCTCCGCTGCCCCCGGCCACGGGCCTGGGCCCGACGACCACGGCGCGTGAGGTGCAGGAAAGCGCCCCGGGCAGCCAGTACCAGCATTGA
- the yihA gene encoding ribosome biogenesis GTP-binding protein YihA/YsxC, producing MDSKKASGQKIKSVEPAGAFWRPGDNPPDDLPQVAFAGRSNVGKSTLINKLCGRHKLAAASGTPGKTRKLHFFLANSVFYLVDLPGYGFTKLPVEVREKWQRLIEGYLERSRGLRGVVCLVDSRHILMDSDRKMLHYLAGKGIPTLVALTKADKLKRAQQSQAVATLLKEMGGALERGQVLLTSSTSGLGMTELEQAVLELVAPQADETPGGTSVGQQIQRDDRE from the coding sequence ATGGACTCGAAGAAGGCCAGCGGCCAGAAAATCAAATCCGTCGAGCCGGCCGGGGCTTTCTGGCGGCCGGGAGACAATCCGCCGGACGACCTGCCCCAGGTGGCGTTCGCCGGGCGCAGCAATGTGGGCAAGTCCACGCTCATCAACAAGCTGTGCGGCCGTCACAAGCTGGCCGCGGCGAGCGGCACTCCGGGCAAGACCCGTAAGCTGCATTTCTTTCTGGCCAACAGTGTATTCTACCTGGTCGACCTGCCGGGCTACGGTTTCACCAAGCTGCCGGTCGAGGTGCGCGAGAAGTGGCAGCGCCTGATCGAGGGCTACCTGGAGCGCAGCCGCGGCCTGCGCGGAGTGGTCTGCCTGGTCGACAGCCGCCATATCCTGATGGACAGCGACCGTAAGATGCTGCACTACCTGGCCGGGAAGGGCATTCCCACGCTGGTCGCCCTGACCAAGGCCGACAAGCTGAAACGCGCGCAGCAGTCCCAGGCTGTGGCAACTCTGCTCAAGGAAATGGGCGGTGCGCTGGAGCGCGGACAGGTGCTGCTCACCTCCTCCACCAGCGGCCTGGGGATGACGGAGCTGGAGCAGGCCGTGCTGGAGCTGGTCGCTCCGCAGGCTGACGAGACGCCGGGCGGCACATCCGTGGGACAACAAATTCAGAGGGATGATCGAGAATGA
- a CDS encoding class I mannose-6-phosphate isomerase — protein MTKEKLYPFLLAPIFKEKIWGGRLMQSVLNKDLPDGKMIGESWELSDYRGDITAPVNGPLAGAPFHELYLKYPQEILGRVPAPGEVFPLLTKFIDSNQLLSLQVHPSDSYALEHDGEYGKTECWYVVYAKPGATVVRGLTAGVTREAFRRALETGAGLEEMLVSHPVAEGDFLFMPTGVVHAIGEGTIILEIEQNSDMTYRLSDWGRLGADGRPRPLHLGKGLDVTDFEDRTEAKAAGLSYHEAGNSFTHYCSCRYFSAEVLDLESTLRLDTGGGTFFVLTLVRGTAEICGENGEKVEARTGDTVFLPAQPQGATITPGHGCRIVKAYIDPTHRRFIEPLLRKGFPLEQIERYIQR, from the coding sequence ATGACCAAAGAGAAACTGTACCCGTTTCTGCTCGCCCCCATTTTCAAGGAGAAAATCTGGGGCGGCCGTCTGATGCAGAGCGTGCTGAACAAGGACCTGCCGGATGGGAAGATGATCGGCGAGAGCTGGGAGCTCTCGGACTACCGGGGTGATATCACCGCACCGGTCAACGGCCCCCTGGCCGGGGCGCCGTTCCACGAGCTGTACCTCAAATACCCGCAGGAGATTCTGGGCCGGGTGCCAGCGCCGGGGGAGGTGTTTCCGCTGTTGACCAAGTTCATCGACTCGAACCAGCTCCTCTCGCTGCAGGTGCACCCCAGTGACTCCTACGCCCTGGAGCATGACGGCGAGTACGGGAAGACCGAGTGTTGGTACGTGGTGTACGCCAAGCCCGGGGCCACGGTGGTGCGCGGCCTGACCGCGGGGGTGACGCGGGAGGCGTTCCGCCGGGCGCTCGAAACCGGCGCGGGGCTGGAAGAGATGCTGGTCAGCCATCCGGTGGCGGAGGGTGATTTCCTGTTCATGCCCACCGGGGTGGTGCACGCCATAGGCGAGGGCACGATCATCCTGGAGATCGAGCAGAACTCCGACATGACCTACCGTCTGAGCGACTGGGGACGCCTGGGTGCGGATGGCCGCCCGCGGCCGCTGCACCTGGGCAAGGGCCTGGACGTGACCGATTTCGAGGACCGCACCGAGGCCAAGGCCGCGGGCCTGAGCTACCACGAGGCCGGCAACAGCTTTACGCACTACTGCTCCTGCCGTTATTTCAGCGCCGAGGTGCTGGACCTGGAGAGCACGCTGCGCCTGGACACCGGTGGCGGCACGTTCTTCGTGCTCACCCTGGTGCGGGGCACGGCGGAAATTTGCGGGGAGAACGGGGAGAAAGTGGAGGCGCGCACCGGGGACACGGTGTTCCTGCCGGCGCAGCCCCAGGGTGCAACAATAACGCCTGGGCACGGCTGCCGGATCGTAAAGGCCTACATCGACCCGACCCACCGCCGCTTCATCGAGCCGCTGTTGCGCAAGGGTTTCCCGCTGGAGCAGATCGAGCGCTACATCCAGCGCTGA
- a CDS encoding dockerin type I domain-containing protein: MSAVRNLIALLILSSLVCLTVALAAPAVPKVERVKPLESVRLDSLPGVFFTEDLEKITRLSERFQDVSTNNGHFDISTRDPLSGKHSIQQEYLPLTEYGAGEDPGSAGWAMRFFGDSPMFTSSIPDDQKKPCTTLVARWYHKYEEGFQPRDGYWPNKNARMRCYGYGDYNSIYAVYFWTDGLDGHLSMEASTKAPGAHRDWVPNHYTDFFYSEAQNVGRWVHYEMRLSLGEGRNSDRLQAWADGLLICDVAGHDIASGYREQTINAMMWDCYWNGGSPRRQSRFYDDLVMSTEPVGPLRTGPNPVIVKSGFTGDAMDAVQAGWEVEVAEGRQLPMRAIQTIDGVVTRYDNPKLDCTVVWRGAVEGAANQVTVDTLSGAFSGPRAGQNGLAPNTLHFVRVRQRDSSGAWSDWSGWHSGFATVWAEGTAPQDRSLPAGYMRETSAAIIDPDSTAPSIQGAAGPASSADTHGPYTVNAQVSDEHLMDVYLYYRAATDTIYQRVTMTAGADSRYSGGIPGFPAGTQVFYYMRVRDLKWNTTYWPADYASAPASFNVLNGDVNGDGKVGLLDILSLLLKSLTEPYNAALDFNADGHCSAADAVALARGLL; the protein is encoded by the coding sequence ATGTCCGCTGTCCGTAACCTGATTGCACTGCTCATCCTGTCAAGCCTTGTCTGCCTTACCGTCGCCCTCGCCGCGCCCGCGGTCCCGAAAGTCGAGCGGGTCAAGCCGCTGGAATCGGTGCGCCTGGACTCGCTGCCCGGCGTATTCTTCACCGAGGACCTGGAAAAGATCACCCGGCTTTCGGAGCGTTTCCAGGACGTGAGCACCAACAACGGCCATTTCGACATCTCCACGCGCGACCCGCTGAGCGGAAAGCACTCGATCCAGCAGGAGTACCTGCCCCTGACCGAATACGGCGCGGGCGAGGACCCGGGCAGCGCGGGCTGGGCCATGCGCTTCTTCGGTGACTCGCCAATGTTCACCTCCAGCATTCCGGACGACCAGAAAAAACCCTGCACCACCCTGGTGGCGCGCTGGTACCACAAGTACGAGGAGGGCTTCCAGCCGCGGGACGGCTACTGGCCGAACAAGAACGCCCGGATGCGCTGCTACGGCTACGGCGATTACAACTCCATCTACGCGGTCTATTTCTGGACCGACGGGCTGGACGGGCACCTCTCGATGGAGGCCAGCACCAAGGCCCCCGGCGCGCACCGCGACTGGGTGCCCAACCACTACACGGACTTTTTCTACTCAGAGGCGCAGAACGTGGGCCGCTGGGTGCACTATGAGATGCGGCTCAGCCTGGGCGAGGGCCGTAACTCCGACCGTCTGCAGGCCTGGGCGGATGGCCTCCTGATCTGCGACGTGGCCGGGCACGACATTGCCTCCGGCTATCGCGAACAAACGATCAACGCCATGATGTGGGACTGCTACTGGAACGGCGGCAGCCCCAGGCGCCAGAGCCGTTTCTATGATGACCTGGTGATGAGCACCGAGCCGGTGGGGCCGCTGCGCACCGGGCCGAACCCGGTGATAGTAAAAAGCGGGTTCACCGGGGATGCGATGGATGCCGTCCAGGCGGGCTGGGAGGTGGAGGTCGCCGAGGGCCGTCAGCTGCCCATGCGCGCAATCCAGACCATTGACGGGGTGGTGACGCGCTACGACAATCCCAAGCTCGACTGCACCGTGGTCTGGCGCGGAGCGGTTGAGGGCGCGGCCAACCAGGTTACAGTAGACACGCTCTCCGGCGCGTTCAGCGGGCCGCGCGCGGGACAGAACGGGCTGGCCCCCAACACGCTGCATTTCGTGCGGGTGCGCCAGCGCGACAGCTCCGGCGCCTGGTCCGACTGGTCCGGCTGGCACTCGGGTTTCGCCACGGTCTGGGCCGAGGGCACTGCGCCTCAGGACCGCTCCCTCCCGGCCGGCTACATGCGCGAAACCTCCGCCGCGATCATCGACCCCGATTCAACCGCGCCCTCGATCCAGGGCGCCGCCGGCCCGGCCAGCAGCGCGGACACCCACGGCCCCTACACAGTTAACGCGCAGGTGAGCGATGAGCATCTGATGGACGTTTATCTCTACTATCGCGCCGCGACTGACACAATCTACCAGCGCGTGACGATGACCGCCGGGGCGGACAGCCGCTACAGCGGCGGTATTCCGGGGTTCCCCGCCGGGACGCAGGTTTTCTACTACATGCGCGTCCGCGACCTTAAGTGGAACACCACCTACTGGCCCGCCGATTACGCCAGCGCCCCGGCCTCGTTCAACGTGCTGAACGGGGATGTGAACGGGGACGGTAAAGTGGGGCTGCTGGACATACTCAGCCTGTTGTTGAAAAGCCTTACCGAGCCCTACAACGCAGCGCTTGATTTCAACGCGGACGGCCATTGCAGCGCGGCGGACGCCGTGGCCCTGGCCAGAGGCCTACTATAA
- a CDS encoding CocE/NonD family hydrolase, with protein sequence MRSARILAPVLAVLFLVCLCAAAHAADTPQYRVKAEFDVKVPMRDGVLLSADVYRPDTAGTFPVILERTPYNNFDPQGGYMWARRGYVCVLMDVRGKYDSDGAFVPFVNEITDGYDSQQWCGAQSWSNGKVGTQGGSYVGATQWLPARLANEHLACMFTVVAASDYYRHWIYEGGAYALSFNSMWGALSVPARVGQDMTAQPIDWDALFRTLPLSDIPKALGRNVPWYGEWLAHPTYDDYWKKLSIAATYDKIRVPAFNMGGWYDVFLQGTLQNFNGLRAKGATEAARSGSRLVIGPWFHGSTGMRRSGQVDFGAEASYDETPVAARWFDYWLKGEQNGLDKDKPVRLYVMGEGAWHDYDAWPPAEAAPGEFFLHAKKGANSLMGDGRLDRRAPAAKERPDTYTYNPDDPVPTLGGNDCCNVSIVTEGPYDQRPVELRNDVLVYTSAPLEKPLTVIGPVSLELWVASSATNTDFTAKLVDVDPAGKAINISSGILRAPFRGGFDRWEELVPGQSTKLTIELTPTANMFQAGHCLRVEVSSSNFPRYDRNLNTPGPDFAGKTEFKLADQTVFHDKEHPSRLILSLMPN encoded by the coding sequence ATGCGTTCAGCCAGGATTCTCGCCCCGGTTCTTGCCGTTCTCTTCCTTGTCTGCCTCTGCGCCGCGGCGCACGCCGCGGACACCCCACAGTACCGGGTGAAAGCCGAGTTCGACGTGAAAGTGCCGATGCGCGACGGCGTGCTGCTGTCGGCGGATGTCTACCGCCCGGACACTGCCGGCACTTTCCCCGTGATTCTCGAGCGCACCCCCTACAACAATTTCGACCCGCAGGGGGGCTACATGTGGGCCAGGCGCGGCTATGTCTGCGTGCTGATGGACGTGCGGGGCAAGTACGACAGCGACGGCGCGTTCGTCCCGTTCGTCAACGAGATAACGGATGGCTACGACTCGCAGCAGTGGTGCGGCGCCCAGAGTTGGTCCAACGGCAAGGTCGGCACCCAGGGCGGCAGCTACGTGGGCGCGACCCAGTGGCTCCCGGCGCGCCTGGCCAACGAGCACCTGGCCTGCATGTTCACCGTGGTGGCGGCCAGCGATTACTACCGTCACTGGATATACGAGGGCGGGGCCTACGCCCTGAGCTTCAACAGCATGTGGGGCGCTCTGAGCGTCCCGGCCCGCGTGGGCCAGGACATGACCGCCCAGCCCATCGACTGGGACGCGCTGTTCCGCACCCTGCCGCTTTCGGACATCCCCAAGGCCCTGGGGCGCAACGTCCCCTGGTACGGCGAGTGGCTGGCCCATCCGACCTACGACGACTACTGGAAAAAGCTCAGCATCGCCGCCACCTACGACAAGATACGCGTGCCCGCGTTCAATATGGGCGGCTGGTACGACGTGTTCCTGCAGGGGACGCTCCAGAATTTCAACGGCCTGCGCGCCAAGGGCGCCACCGAGGCGGCCCGCTCCGGCAGCCGTCTGGTGATCGGCCCCTGGTTCCACGGCTCCACCGGAATGCGCAGGTCGGGCCAGGTGGATTTCGGCGCGGAGGCGTCGTACGACGAGACGCCCGTGGCCGCGCGCTGGTTCGACTACTGGCTCAAGGGTGAGCAGAACGGCCTGGACAAGGACAAACCGGTGCGCCTGTACGTGATGGGCGAGGGCGCCTGGCACGATTACGACGCCTGGCCGCCGGCGGAAGCCGCGCCGGGGGAGTTCTTCCTTCATGCGAAGAAAGGGGCCAACAGCCTCATGGGGGATGGCCGGCTGGACCGTCGCGCCCCGGCGGCCAAGGAGCGCCCCGACACCTACACCTACAATCCGGATGACCCCGTGCCCACCCTGGGCGGCAATGACTGCTGCAACGTGTCCATCGTAACCGAGGGTCCCTACGACCAGCGCCCGGTGGAACTGCGCAACGATGTGCTTGTCTACACCAGCGCCCCGCTGGAAAAGCCCCTGACCGTGATCGGCCCGGTGAGCCTGGAGCTCTGGGTCGCCTCCAGCGCCACCAACACCGATTTCACCGCCAAGCTGGTGGATGTCGACCCCGCGGGCAAGGCGATCAACATCAGCTCCGGCATCCTGCGCGCCCCGTTCAGGGGCGGCTTTGACCGCTGGGAAGAACTGGTCCCCGGCCAGAGCACAAAGCTCACCATCGAGCTGACTCCCACGGCCAACATGTTCCAGGCTGGGCACTGCCTGCGCGTGGAGGTTTCGAGCAGCAATTTCCCGCGCTATGACCGCAACCTCAACACCCCCGGGCCGGATTTCGCGGGCAAGACCGAGTTCAAGCTTGCGGACCAGACCGTATTCCACGACAAGGAGCACCCCTCGCGGCTGATCCTGTCGCTGATGCCCAACTGA
- a CDS encoding Ig-like domain-containing protein, with amino-acid sequence MLGKLLAVAAVVLLTGTASVSLQAQELSVENLPPVVVRTVPQSGDTAVDAATVKTVRITFSKQMNANSFSLVQMSPESFPKLEGQPKFNADGLTCEAAVTLEPGKTYVIWVNSQKFAGFKDASGKSAIPYLLVFKTK; translated from the coding sequence ATGCTTGGCAAGCTTCTGGCGGTCGCGGCTGTGGTGCTGTTAACAGGTACTGCTTCGGTCAGTCTGCAAGCCCAGGAACTCTCGGTGGAGAACCTTCCCCCGGTGGTGGTGCGCACCGTGCCGCAGTCCGGGGACACGGCGGTGGATGCCGCGACTGTGAAGACTGTCCGCATCACGTTCAGCAAGCAAATGAATGCCAACAGTTTCTCGCTGGTGCAGATGTCGCCGGAGTCGTTCCCGAAGCTGGAGGGACAGCCGAAATTCAATGCGGATGGCCTGACCTGCGAGGCGGCGGTGACGCTGGAGCCGGGGAAAACCTACGTGATCTGGGTCAACAGCCAGAAATTCGCCGGGTTCAAGGATGCCTCCGGCAAGAGCGCGATCCCGTACCTGCTGGTGTTCAAGACCAAGTAG